One region of Streptomyces sp. NBC_00442 genomic DNA includes:
- a CDS encoding TetR/AcrR family transcriptional regulator, translating to MPSDDQQPIPSVWTRPRGRREQPALSREQIVAEAVRLLDAEGIDALSMRKLGTRLDAGATSLYRHVANKDELIELVVDEVYGELEEPDAEQSAHWREATTARAHGVRAMILQHPWIASLLGEVGVAYLGPNLMRLSDRMIATFEEAGFPLDESDHAVRALFAYVTGTAISEAAWLTMLARGGQTEQEWVERLWPAAERAAQAYPRLQKGYADQRGRDPRTSRDTNFLYGLERFLDGLEARLGRTGDSTGQGANQTSTPTGADGSPPSPRP from the coding sequence ATGCCGAGCGACGACCAGCAGCCGATTCCGTCGGTGTGGACCCGGCCGCGGGGGCGGCGGGAACAGCCGGCGCTGAGCCGGGAACAGATCGTCGCGGAGGCCGTTCGCCTGCTGGATGCCGAGGGGATCGACGCCCTGAGCATGCGCAAGCTCGGCACCCGTCTCGATGCGGGAGCCACGTCGCTCTACCGGCACGTGGCCAACAAGGACGAGCTCATCGAGCTCGTGGTGGACGAGGTCTACGGCGAGCTCGAAGAACCGGACGCCGAGCAGTCGGCGCACTGGCGCGAGGCCACGACGGCGCGCGCCCACGGCGTGAGGGCGATGATCCTCCAACACCCGTGGATCGCCTCCCTGCTCGGCGAGGTCGGGGTGGCCTACCTCGGGCCCAATCTCATGCGGCTGTCGGATCGCATGATCGCGACGTTCGAGGAGGCCGGGTTCCCGCTGGACGAGTCGGACCACGCGGTGCGCGCCCTCTTCGCGTACGTCACGGGCACGGCGATCAGCGAGGCTGCCTGGCTGACCATGCTCGCCCGCGGCGGACAGACCGAACAGGAGTGGGTGGAGCGGCTGTGGCCCGCGGCCGAGCGGGCCGCCCAGGCCTATCCGCGGCTCCAGAAGGGGTACGCCGACCAGCGGGGCAGGGATCCGCGGACCAGCCGGGACACGAACTTCCTGTACGGCCTGGAGCGATTCCTGGACGGTCTCGAGGCGCGGCTCGGACGCACCGGGGATTCGACCGGGCAGGGGGCGAACCAGACCTCGACGCCGACCGGCGCCGACGGCTCACCCCCCTCCCCCCGGCCATAG
- a CDS encoding ScbR family autoregulator-binding transcription factor, with amino-acid sequence MAKQDRAIRTRRSILEAAAKVFEERGYQAATISEILNEAGVTKGALYFHFQSKEHLALGLLDEQDEGLTVPFRPCKIQEVVDVIVLFTHRLQTSQMVRASVHLTLDQQASGLDRTGPFLAWGEMMRGLLHEARQQGELLPHVVTDETADVLVGSYAGIQAMSHALSSYQDLGQRVTTLLRHILPSVVISSVLTSVDMSAERGAHVYAEAKRNLAQAQAEAKERAASELASTAG; translated from the coding sequence GTGGCCAAACAGGACAGAGCAATCCGTACCCGACGGTCGATCCTCGAAGCTGCTGCCAAGGTGTTCGAGGAGCGCGGCTACCAGGCCGCCACCATCTCCGAGATCCTGAACGAGGCGGGCGTCACCAAGGGCGCGCTGTACTTCCACTTCCAGTCCAAGGAGCACTTGGCGCTGGGGCTGCTCGACGAGCAGGACGAGGGACTGACCGTTCCCTTCCGCCCGTGCAAGATCCAAGAAGTCGTCGACGTGATCGTGCTGTTCACCCACCGGCTGCAGACCAGCCAGATGGTGCGGGCCAGCGTGCATCTGACGCTGGACCAGCAGGCCTCGGGGCTCGATCGGACCGGGCCGTTCCTTGCCTGGGGCGAGATGATGCGCGGTCTGCTGCACGAGGCGCGGCAGCAGGGCGAACTCCTGCCGCACGTGGTGACGGACGAGACGGCCGACGTCCTGGTGGGCTCGTACGCCGGGATACAGGCGATGTCGCACGCGCTGAGCAGCTACCAGGATCTGGGGCAGCGAGTGACCACCCTGCTGCGGCACATTCTGCCGAGCGTAGTGATCTCCTCCGTGCTGACCTCCGTGGACATGTCCGCCGAGCGCGGCGCGCACGTCTACGCCGAGGCCAAGCGGAACCTGGCGCAGGCGCAGGCGGAAGCCAAGGAACGCGCCGCGAGCGAGCTGGCCTCGACCGCCGGCTGA
- a CDS encoding NAD(P)H-binding protein, with the protein MILITGATGTVGRLVLDRLPADRDVRALTRNPSRVTTIHPRAEVVQGDYADRTSLERALRGVRSALLVTTSVTGDDDARFLAAARAAGVQHIVKLSAAAVQEPDADDLITSWQRTNEELLRSSGIAWTMLRPRSFMSNTLSWASAIRSEGVVRALYGASANVCVDPRDIADVAVEALTGSGHHGQAYTLTGPEAITAVEQTSLLAHVLDTPLRFEELSPDDALTAWSRRYPEAVAQALLRGAERQRAGAKREVDATLSAITGRPARSYATWAADHAGAFAAPIGAGAARPGGPAGAATTGTD; encoded by the coding sequence GTGATCCTCATAACCGGAGCGACCGGCACCGTCGGCCGGCTGGTGCTCGACCGCCTTCCCGCCGACCGGGACGTACGCGCCCTGACGCGGAATCCGTCCCGCGTCACCACGATCCACCCCCGCGCCGAGGTCGTCCAGGGCGACTACGCGGACCGGACCTCTCTCGAACGTGCCCTGCGCGGGGTGCGCAGCGCCCTGCTCGTCACCACCAGCGTGACGGGCGACGACGACGCGCGGTTCCTGGCGGCCGCCCGCGCCGCGGGAGTTCAGCACATAGTGAAGCTCTCCGCGGCCGCTGTCCAGGAGCCGGATGCCGACGACCTCATCACGTCCTGGCAACGCACCAACGAAGAGCTGCTTCGTTCGAGTGGGATCGCGTGGACCATGCTGCGACCGCGCTCCTTCATGTCCAACACCCTGTCGTGGGCGTCGGCCATACGCTCCGAAGGGGTGGTGCGCGCGTTGTACGGCGCATCGGCCAACGTGTGCGTCGATCCTCGCGACATCGCCGATGTCGCCGTCGAGGCGCTCACCGGGAGCGGACACCACGGGCAGGCGTACACGCTCACCGGGCCCGAGGCGATCACCGCCGTCGAGCAGACCAGCCTGCTCGCCCACGTGCTGGACACCCCACTGCGCTTCGAGGAACTCTCGCCCGACGACGCCCTCACGGCGTGGTCGCGACGGTATCCCGAGGCGGTGGCGCAGGCGCTGCTGCGGGGTGCGGAGCGCCAACGGGCCGGTGCCAAGCGGGAGGTGGACGCCACCTTGTCGGCCATCACCGGTCGCCCCGCCCGGTCCTACGCCACATGGGCCGCCGACCACGCCGGGGCTTTCGCGGCGCCGATAGGGGCCGGGGCCGCGCGGCCGGGCGGGCCGGCCGGGGCCGCGACGACCGGGACGGACTGA
- a CDS encoding ScbA/BarX family gamma-butyrolactone biosynthesis protein, protein MSTSTFRFHSPADLSTAIEGTGAIAPPMFRYPDLTTTVPQEFVHRAAVAEVLLTGWERLDDTTFRIKAQLPRSHSFYAPLSGARYDPLMVTETIRQVGSLLAHAEFTVPLGHQFMMKDLTVSMRPGQLLVGDTPAALDLHVTCSETKWRRQAFAGTRYDAVIRRDGEIVATGGAMYTCVAPEVYRRLRGDRRRSGEGAAPQLTAPVSPQSVGRMSPMDVVLSPANEADRWRLRVDTRHPILFDHPVDHVPGMVLLEAARQAATALLLRSDPQHSPLLPSRVESEFLRYTELDAPCTIEACRVPGGPQEVAVLVTGTQNGEQVFSCVIAAADAHP, encoded by the coding sequence ATGTCCACAAGCACGTTCCGCTTCCATTCGCCGGCGGACCTGTCGACAGCGATCGAGGGTACAGGGGCCATCGCGCCCCCCATGTTCCGCTATCCCGATCTCACTACGACAGTTCCCCAGGAATTCGTGCACCGGGCCGCCGTGGCGGAGGTGCTGCTCACCGGCTGGGAGCGGCTCGACGACACCACATTCCGAATCAAGGCCCAGCTGCCCCGGAGCCACAGCTTCTACGCACCCCTCAGCGGCGCCCGTTACGACCCTTTGATGGTCACTGAAACAATCCGCCAAGTCGGTTCTCTGCTGGCTCACGCGGAATTCACCGTTCCGCTCGGTCATCAATTCATGATGAAGGACCTGACCGTCTCCATGCGGCCCGGTCAGCTGCTCGTGGGTGACACCCCGGCGGCGCTCGACCTGCACGTCACGTGCAGCGAAACGAAGTGGCGCAGACAGGCCTTCGCCGGGACCCGCTACGACGCGGTGATCCGCCGGGACGGCGAGATCGTCGCCACCGGTGGCGCCATGTACACGTGCGTAGCCCCGGAGGTGTACCGACGGCTCCGCGGCGACCGCCGGCGCTCCGGCGAGGGGGCCGCGCCCCAGCTGACGGCTCCGGTCTCGCCGCAGAGCGTGGGCCGCATGTCGCCCATGGACGTGGTCCTGTCCCCCGCGAACGAGGCCGACCGATGGCGTCTGCGGGTGGACACGCGCCACCCCATACTCTTCGACCACCCGGTCGACCACGTACCGGGAATGGTTCTCCTGGAGGCCGCCCGGCAGGCCGCGACCGCGCTGCTGCTGCGGTCGGACCCCCAGCACTCGCCCTTGCTGCCGTCGCGTGTCGAGAGCGAGTTCCTGCGCTACACCGAGCTGGACGCCCCGTGCACGATCGAGGCCTGCCGGGTGCCGGGCGGCCCGCAGGAGGTCGCCGTTCTGGTGACCGGAACCCAGAACGGCGAGCAGGTCTTCAGTTGCGTGATCGCCGCGGCCGACGCCCACCCGTGA
- a CDS encoding DUF4190 domain-containing protein: protein MSSAVDEGPKNRAADVSVTAAVAGVMAATGSLATGTLFLPLTVGWVVLILLSTLVAIISGHIGRSRARRRGLPGRWLALASLVTAYLTLLYVLLVVLLLIGVVVGLGAIVDS, encoded by the coding sequence ATGAGCAGCGCAGTGGACGAAGGCCCGAAGAACCGGGCTGCGGACGTGAGTGTCACGGCGGCCGTGGCGGGAGTGATGGCGGCCACCGGGAGCCTTGCCACCGGCACGCTGTTCCTGCCGCTCACCGTGGGATGGGTCGTCCTCATCCTGCTGTCCACGCTGGTCGCGATCATCTCCGGCCACATCGGCCGCAGCCGGGCACGACGCCGGGGGCTTCCGGGTCGATGGCTCGCCCTCGCCTCGCTCGTGACGGCCTATCTGACCCTGCTCTATGTCCTGCTCGTGGTGCTGTTGCTGATCGGTGTCGTCGTCGGACTGGGCGCGATCGTCGACAGCTGA
- a CDS encoding geranyl diphosphate 2-C-methyltransferase has product MSTNVEPTTSTATIPGPATPYQDDIARYWDHEARPVNLRLGDVDGLYHHHYGIGDVDHSALAAPGATDRDTKLIAELHRLESAQSDLLLDHVGPVAPGATLVDAGCGRGGSMVMAHQRFGCRVEGVTLSAKQADFANQRARDLGIDSSVRSRVCNMLDMPFTTGEAAGSWNNESSMYVDLHDLFAEHARILAPGGRYVTITGCWNPKYGQPSKWVSQINAHFECNIHSRREYLRAMADNRLVPQAVIDLTPETLPYWELRATSSLVTGIEEAFINSYKDGSFQYVLIAADRV; this is encoded by the coding sequence GTGTCCACGAACGTCGAACCCACCACCAGCACCGCTACGATCCCCGGTCCTGCCACGCCCTACCAGGACGACATCGCCCGTTACTGGGACCACGAGGCCCGGCCGGTGAACCTGCGCCTCGGCGATGTCGACGGCCTGTACCACCACCACTACGGCATCGGCGATGTCGACCACTCGGCGCTCGCAGCGCCGGGCGCCACCGACCGGGACACGAAGCTGATCGCGGAGCTCCACCGCCTGGAGTCCGCCCAGTCGGACCTGCTCCTGGACCACGTCGGGCCCGTCGCCCCCGGCGCCACCCTGGTGGACGCCGGCTGCGGCCGGGGCGGCTCCATGGTCATGGCCCATCAGCGCTTCGGGTGCAGGGTCGAGGGCGTCACGCTCTCGGCCAAGCAGGCCGACTTCGCCAACCAGCGCGCCCGCGACCTCGGGATCGACAGCTCGGTGCGGTCCCGGGTCTGCAACATGCTGGACATGCCGTTCACGACCGGAGAGGCCGCGGGCTCGTGGAACAACGAGTCGAGCATGTACGTCGATCTGCACGACCTGTTCGCCGAGCACGCCCGCATCCTCGCCCCCGGCGGCCGGTACGTGACGATCACCGGTTGCTGGAACCCCAAGTACGGCCAGCCGTCCAAGTGGGTCTCGCAGATCAACGCGCACTTCGAGTGCAACATCCACTCGCGTCGTGAATACCTGCGGGCCATGGCCGACAACCGCCTGGTCCCGCAGGCGGTCATCGACCTGACGCCCGAGACCCTGCCGTACTGGGAGCTCCGGGCCACCTCGTCGCTCGTCACGGGCATCGAGGAGGCGTTCATCAACTCCTACAAGGACGGCTCGTTCCAGTACGTCCTCATCGCGGCCGACCGCGTCTGA